In Nitrospinota bacterium, the following proteins share a genomic window:
- a CDS encoding ABC transporter permease: MSSAIQALLTGFQATIANIRANMQTFLISVVTIAISIAILGLFLIIFFNLNSFLASWNQQVQLIVYLKDDISKEQKDNLENLFRKNSRVQSTEEVTKDRAWKEFKLNQSKQSGMEFDLGFNPLPSSYRVRFKVSENRLKHISEFADKIQGEAGVESVEFGKSWISRFEKFMVFCRVFLMATGALLSFGLILIISNTIRLSIYSRQEEIELMLLIGATPGFVKIPFLLEGMLQGLSGSIMSLGLMGAIYYYLKSEFQVSIESLARGMEFQFISQPFLLSLVGLSVLIGFIASYISTYQYMQVLNKR, translated from the coding sequence GTGAGCTCTGCCATCCAGGCATTACTAACAGGCTTTCAGGCAACGATTGCTAATATTCGTGCAAATATGCAAACTTTCCTGATCTCTGTTGTGACGATTGCTATTTCTATAGCTATTCTTGGGCTTTTCTTGATAATTTTTTTTAATTTGAACAGCTTTCTTGCCAGTTGGAATCAGCAGGTTCAATTGATCGTTTACCTGAAAGACGATATTTCAAAAGAACAAAAAGATAATCTCGAAAATCTTTTTCGTAAGAACTCAAGAGTGCAGTCAACAGAGGAAGTTACTAAGGACAGGGCCTGGAAAGAGTTTAAGCTCAATCAATCTAAACAATCAGGTATGGAATTCGACCTGGGCTTTAATCCCTTGCCTTCATCATACAGGGTTCGATTTAAGGTATCTGAAAACCGACTTAAGCATATCAGCGAATTTGCAGACAAAATTCAAGGTGAAGCAGGTGTGGAGTCGGTTGAATTTGGCAAAAGCTGGATTTCCCGTTTTGAGAAATTTATGGTTTTTTGCCGTGTCTTCCTTATGGCAACTGGAGCTTTGCTGAGTTTTGGTCTGATTCTGATTATTTCCAATACGATTAGACTTTCAATTTATTCGAGACAGGAAGAAATTGAATTGATGCTATTGATTGGAGCTACTCCCGGTTTTGTGAAAATTCCTTTTCTGCTTGAAGGAATGCTTCAGGGGTTATCCGGCTCAATAATGTCTTTAGGGTTAATGGGTGCTATCTATTATTATTTAAAAAGTGAGTTTCAAGTCTCTATTGAATCCCTTGCAAGAGGAATGGAATTCCAATTTATTTCTCAACCTTTTTTATTAAGCCTTGTTGGTTTAAGTGTGCTGATTGGTTTTATCGCTAGTTATATTTCTACCTATCAATATATGCAGGTTTTAAATAAAAGATGA
- the ftsE gene encoding cell division ATP-binding protein FtsE, translating into MIQLFNVLKKYGGGNPALDDISIKIEKGEFVFLTGPSGAGKTTILKILFGWEKFEGGQVLVQGINVGKLDASNMHILRRSIGVIFQDYKLLANKTVFENVAFAQEVTNHDRKTIKFKTWQALKNVGLTPKKDSFPAHLSGGEQQRVAIARAMVNSPPIILADEPTGNLDQEISLEILKLFENLNRNGATIVFATHSQDILKLGDHRVIVLNRGKVVSS; encoded by the coding sequence ATGATCCAGTTATTCAATGTTCTAAAAAAATATGGCGGTGGTAATCCGGCGCTGGACGACATTTCCATCAAGATTGAAAAAGGCGAATTTGTTTTTTTAACCGGTCCGAGCGGAGCGGGGAAAACCACTATTCTTAAAATTCTTTTCGGTTGGGAGAAATTTGAGGGCGGCCAGGTTCTTGTTCAGGGTATCAACGTTGGTAAGTTAGATGCCAGTAATATGCATATTCTGAGACGATCTATTGGTGTGATTTTTCAGGACTACAAACTTCTTGCCAATAAAACTGTTTTTGAAAATGTTGCTTTTGCACAGGAAGTCACAAACCATGACAGAAAAACCATCAAATTTAAAACCTGGCAAGCCTTGAAGAACGTTGGGTTGACCCCTAAAAAAGATTCTTTTCCGGCTCATCTTTCCGGTGGGGAACAGCAACGTGTTGCCATCGCCCGGGCAATGGTGAATTCTCCTCCTATCATCCTTGCAGATGAGCCCACAGGTAACCTGGACCAGGAAATTTCTCTGGAAATTTTAAAACTTTTTGAAAATTTGAACCGCAATGGCGCAACCATTGTGTTTGCGACTCACAGTCAGGATATCCTGAAGTTAGGTGACCATCGGGTTATTGTTTTAAATCGAGGAAAGGTCGTGTCATCGTGA
- a CDS encoding formylglycine-generating enzyme family protein, with the protein MVLIPEGNFSLGLNPQSDLLQFMSDKTSSLNAQPEQEYFLKAFYMDRFEVTYEEFIKFKPNAQYKVRQVNLPASGVSGYEAEAYCLWAGKRLPTEFEWEKAARGGDNRLFVWGNDFEKGTANFGKQVLPVNSLEGDVSAYGIWGMNGNVSEWTSSWYQPYPDSKHEDVNYGKKFKVTRGGSINKRKHGFMKEFTMIPHRNLLPPNMRFWDTGFRCAKSVEST; encoded by the coding sequence ATGGTTCTTATTCCAGAAGGCAATTTCTCACTAGGCCTCAACCCTCAAAGCGATCTGCTGCAATTTATGTCTGACAAAACATCGTCCCTCAATGCACAACCAGAACAAGAGTATTTTTTAAAGGCTTTTTATATGGACCGGTTTGAAGTGACGTATGAGGAATTTATTAAATTCAAGCCCAATGCACAATATAAAGTACGACAGGTAAATTTACCTGCAAGTGGGGTCAGTGGATATGAGGCTGAGGCTTACTGCCTTTGGGCCGGCAAACGTCTTCCAACAGAATTTGAGTGGGAAAAAGCCGCACGTGGTGGTGATAATCGGCTGTTCGTATGGGGCAACGATTTTGAAAAAGGCACAGCCAATTTTGGCAAACAAGTCCTGCCCGTCAACTCCCTTGAGGGAGATGTGAGCGCATATGGAATATGGGGAATGAACGGGAATGTCTCAGAATGGACTTCAAGCTGGTATCAACCCTACCCCGATTCTAAACACGAAGACGTAAACTATGGCAAAAAATTCAAGGTCACCCGTGGAGGCTCTATAAATAAACGTAAACACGGTTTTATGAAAGAATTCACCATGATCCCTCACAGGAACCTATTACCGCCCAACATGAGGTTTTGGGATACCGGTTTTCGTTGTGCCAAGTCTGTCGAATCCACCTAA
- the tsaD gene encoding tRNA (adenosine(37)-N6)-threonylcarbamoyltransferase complex transferase subunit TsaD, with translation MLMLVLGIETSCDETAAAVLKDGDKLLSNIINTQIEVHSEYGGIVPELAGRSHIERIHRVVRDAVKKADVQLGDIDLISVTMGPGLIGSLLVGLNTAKGLSYGLNIPMVGVNHLEGHLLAIFLQKKVEFPFIALIVSGGHTDLYKVSDFGQYKLLGRTRDDAAGESFDKVGKMLGLPYPGGPAIEKLARNGNGKAHKFPRAYLEKGSLDFSFSGLKTSVRTFLSQREQDSKITLTNEDISAGFQDAVIEVLVNKLIEACRQEKLQRIVVTGGVAANGTLREAVKKEAEACGFESYFPDPVFCTDNAAMIACAGYYKFTRNNKPLADFKKLDAKSSLLVD, from the coding sequence CTGCTCATGCTCGTTCTTGGCATAGAAACCTCTTGCGATGAAACTGCTGCTGCTGTCTTAAAAGACGGTGATAAGCTTTTATCCAATATAATCAACACCCAAATAGAAGTTCATTCTGAATATGGTGGAATTGTTCCAGAATTAGCGGGACGATCCCATATTGAGAGGATTCATAGGGTTGTCAGGGATGCCGTCAAAAAAGCCGATGTGCAACTTGGGGATATCGACCTCATTTCAGTAACGATGGGGCCGGGATTGATCGGCTCTCTGTTGGTCGGTTTAAACACCGCTAAGGGACTTTCGTATGGGCTGAATATCCCTATGGTAGGAGTGAACCATTTAGAAGGTCATCTTCTGGCCATTTTCCTGCAAAAAAAAGTAGAGTTCCCCTTCATAGCACTTATCGTTTCGGGAGGTCATACCGACCTGTATAAAGTTTCAGATTTTGGTCAGTACAAACTTTTGGGAAGGACTCGCGATGATGCTGCTGGAGAGTCTTTTGATAAAGTTGGAAAAATGCTTGGCCTTCCTTATCCCGGGGGACCGGCTATTGAAAAATTAGCACGCAATGGAAATGGTAAGGCTCATAAATTCCCAAGGGCATATTTGGAAAAAGGCTCTCTTGATTTTAGTTTTAGTGGATTAAAAACGTCGGTACGAACATTTCTGAGCCAAAGGGAACAGGATAGTAAAATAACTCTGACAAATGAGGATATTTCAGCGGGATTTCAGGATGCGGTTATTGAAGTTTTAGTCAATAAACTTATTGAGGCCTGCAGGCAGGAGAAATTACAAAGAATCGTTGTTACAGGCGGAGTGGCCGCAAACGGTACTTTACGGGAAGCGGTTAAAAAGGAAGCCGAAGCCTGTGGGTTTGAATCTTATTTTCCTGATCCTGTATTCTGTACCGATAATGCCGCGATGATTGCTTGTGCCGGTTATTATAAGTTTACCCGGAACAACAAACCATTGGCCGATTTTAAAAAACTAGATGCAAAATCCAGCCTATTGGTAGATTAA
- a CDS encoding Rne/Rng family ribonuclease, producing MLINAQQPEECRAVVLDNNIIDDYIVEHSSREQIKGNIYLGVINRVEPSIEAAFVDFGGKKYGFLPFKDVLKESYVHTGEKKAKVRIQDVLIRGQRIIVQVAKESRDAKGPSLTNGISLAGRFLVLMQGQGSAVSRKIEDESERKKLKDIVADLDLPEHLGVIIRTAGVGQTKVELQKDLQMLLKIWNKVEEAPKNESITGPCLVYKEPDLVVRTVRDHFSSDTSQIIVDSPEAYKSLKDFIKLVMPRNRNLVKLYKETKPLFSEYNVEEQIETIYKRTVLLPSGGSIVIDIGEAMASIDVNSGKTKGGLDLEETALTTNLEAAKEIARQLRLRDLGGLIVIDFIDMFQKKNKAAVEKQMKQWCKTDKARINLARISKFGLLEMSRQRISPPVKEGVFEQCEHCNGSGLIRSVDSIILNVLRKIQEIIAAEKVKVLTLEVSPEVSNYILNYKLDVLTNLKSKHSVDFRFETKTGLSYDDFKYVVTEVWEADPEQNVKTDEKPVESTETAKRPSGRGRAARSSKKVEEGQAEPETKEAASSTPTKRKYTRRPSTRRGPQRGRRRRPAQTAKKAENKPTDTNTPVSNGEGNLRTPEFSTGDLPGNIKSPMPPLPLPFVRENPSVGGEQTPSPKEPVIPPSDGGTD from the coding sequence ATGCTGATAAATGCTCAGCAACCTGAAGAATGCCGGGCTGTTGTTCTCGATAATAATATTATTGATGATTATATTGTTGAGCATTCTTCTCGAGAACAAATTAAAGGGAACATATATTTGGGGGTAATAAACAGGGTGGAGCCTTCCATTGAAGCTGCATTCGTAGATTTTGGTGGAAAAAAATATGGCTTTCTCCCCTTTAAAGATGTTCTGAAGGAATCTTATGTTCATACTGGCGAAAAAAAGGCGAAAGTAAGGATTCAGGATGTTCTGATTCGCGGCCAGCGTATTATTGTTCAGGTTGCTAAGGAGAGTAGGGATGCCAAAGGACCATCGCTGACAAATGGTATTAGTTTGGCGGGGCGGTTTTTGGTTTTAATGCAGGGCCAGGGAAGTGCGGTTTCCCGGAAAATAGAAGATGAGAGTGAAAGGAAAAAATTAAAGGATATCGTTGCGGATCTGGATTTACCGGAACATTTAGGTGTGATTATCCGAACGGCTGGGGTTGGGCAAACAAAAGTTGAACTGCAGAAAGATTTGCAGATGCTTCTGAAAATCTGGAACAAGGTTGAAGAGGCTCCAAAAAATGAATCGATAACAGGACCATGTTTAGTTTACAAAGAACCGGATTTGGTTGTCAGAACTGTTCGGGACCATTTCAGCAGCGATACCTCCCAGATCATTGTAGATAGTCCAGAGGCCTATAAGTCATTAAAGGACTTTATAAAACTTGTGATGCCTCGCAACAGGAATCTCGTCAAGCTCTATAAAGAAACAAAACCACTCTTTTCAGAATACAATGTTGAAGAACAGATAGAGACTATCTATAAACGTACGGTTTTATTGCCGTCAGGAGGCTCTATCGTCATCGATATTGGCGAGGCAATGGCTTCTATTGATGTTAACTCAGGAAAAACCAAGGGAGGGCTGGACCTTGAAGAGACAGCTTTGACAACAAACCTTGAGGCTGCTAAGGAAATCGCGCGACAGCTAAGGCTGAGGGATTTGGGTGGACTGATTGTTATTGACTTCATCGATATGTTTCAGAAAAAGAACAAGGCCGCTGTTGAAAAACAAATGAAGCAATGGTGTAAAACTGACAAGGCGAGGATAAATCTTGCTCGAATTTCCAAGTTTGGCCTTCTTGAAATGTCCAGGCAACGGATATCACCCCCTGTCAAAGAAGGAGTTTTTGAACAATGCGAACATTGTAACGGCTCGGGTTTAATCCGTTCGGTAGATTCTATAATCTTGAATGTCCTTCGAAAAATTCAAGAAATCATTGCGGCAGAAAAAGTGAAAGTGCTTACATTAGAAGTGTCGCCAGAAGTTTCTAATTATATTTTGAATTATAAGCTGGATGTTCTCACAAACCTTAAATCGAAGCACTCTGTCGATTTTCGTTTCGAGACAAAAACAGGGTTGTCCTATGATGACTTCAAATATGTTGTAACAGAAGTTTGGGAAGCTGACCCTGAGCAAAATGTAAAAACAGATGAAAAACCAGTGGAATCGACTGAGACAGCTAAACGTCCCTCTGGAAGAGGGAGAGCAGCCAGATCTTCCAAGAAAGTTGAAGAAGGGCAGGCAGAGCCAGAAACTAAAGAAGCCGCAAGCTCAACGCCCACAAAAAGAAAGTATACCAGGCGGCCTTCAACACGAAGAGGCCCGCAAAGAGGTAGACGCCGGCGTCCAGCGCAGACCGCAAAAAAAGCTGAGAACAAACCGACTGACACTAATACTCCAGTATCAAATGGTGAAGGCAATTTAAGAACCCCTGAATTTTCTACAGGCGATTTGCCGGGTAATATTAAATCTCCCATGCCTCCATTGCCGTTGCCTTTTGTGAGGGAGAACCCGAGTGTGGGTGGAGAGCAAACTCCTTCCCCGAAAGAGCCAGTTATTCCACCCTCGGACGGGGGCACTGATTAG
- a CDS encoding peptidase S41: ILDLRNNPGGLLNQAVEVTDRFLNRENLIVYTKGRSEEQNMRFTSHDKVAGVTYPMIILVNGGSASASEIVAGALQDLNRAVILGTPTFGKGSVQTIIPLSDGSALRLTTARYYTPSGRVIQENGIEPDIIIERAVVDELKKEDEEEEPKEKTRLRRFLREKDLKKHLKGKASIGDVEQDSDAEDTKIDEETAEDTTNEDLMKDNQLQEAVSLLSGWEIMKKIFKNLRVPSPEPNSQISMN, translated from the coding sequence TGATTCTTGACTTAAGGAACAATCCCGGTGGACTTTTGAATCAGGCCGTAGAAGTGACGGATCGGTTCTTAAACAGGGAAAATCTTATTGTTTATACCAAGGGTCGTTCAGAAGAACAAAACATGAGGTTCACCAGTCATGATAAGGTTGCCGGGGTTACTTACCCAATGATCATATTGGTTAACGGAGGCAGTGCCAGTGCCTCAGAAATTGTGGCAGGTGCTTTGCAGGATTTAAACCGTGCTGTTATTCTGGGAACTCCTACTTTTGGCAAGGGCTCTGTGCAAACAATAATTCCGTTGAGCGATGGTTCTGCATTAAGGCTGACAACAGCTCGATACTATACACCTAGTGGGCGCGTTATTCAGGAAAATGGTATTGAACCGGATATTATTATTGAGAGAGCTGTTGTCGATGAATTAAAAAAAGAAGATGAAGAGGAAGAACCCAAAGAGAAAACCCGACTTCGCAGATTTTTGCGTGAAAAAGACTTGAAGAAACATTTGAAGGGTAAGGCCAGTATTGGTGATGTTGAGCAGGATAGTGATGCTGAAGACACAAAAATTGATGAAGAAACTGCTGAAGATACTACCAATGAGGACCTGATGAAAGATAACCAGTTGCAAGAGGCTGTTTCACTGCTTTCAGGTTGGGAGATTATGAAAAAAATATTTAAAAACCTGAGGGTTCCCAGCCCGGAACCAAATAGCCAAATAAGTATGAACTGA
- a CDS encoding S41 family peptidase, protein MIMVLFSMQTVYAEEDAKESKQDTYNRLKVFSEILSLIESNYVEPVGNDTMIDGAIKGMVKALDPHTSYLPPVSYKEMQVETTGKFGGLGIEISIRDGVLTVVSPIEETPAFKVGIKAGDKIIKIEEESTLDMTLQDAVSRLRGETGTPVNITIFRESFKAPKEFTIVRDIIKVRSVIKKRYKKDIGYVKIRSFSKNTSSDLDKALDDLGKEGITKLILDLRNNPGGLLNQAVEVTDRFLNRENLIVYTKGRSEEQNMR, encoded by the coding sequence ATGATAATGGTTCTGTTTTCAATGCAGACTGTTTATGCAGAAGAGGATGCAAAAGAATCTAAACAAGATACTTATAACAGGCTCAAGGTGTTTTCTGAGATTCTTTCATTGATTGAATCCAACTATGTCGAACCTGTTGGAAACGATACCATGATTGATGGGGCTATCAAGGGTATGGTTAAAGCACTGGATCCTCATACCAGCTATTTGCCACCGGTTTCATACAAGGAAATGCAGGTGGAGACGACGGGAAAGTTTGGCGGACTGGGCATTGAAATAAGTATTCGTGATGGTGTACTGACTGTTGTTTCTCCAATTGAGGAAACCCCAGCCTTTAAAGTAGGCATTAAAGCTGGCGATAAAATTATTAAAATCGAAGAAGAGTCTACTTTAGATATGACACTTCAGGATGCGGTATCCAGACTGAGGGGTGAAACGGGCACCCCGGTAAACATAACGATTTTCAGGGAATCTTTTAAGGCTCCGAAAGAGTTTACTATTGTCCGCGATATTATTAAGGTTCGAAGTGTTATTAAAAAACGATATAAGAAGGATATTGGATACGTCAAAATCCGTAGTTTTTCAAAGAATACAAGTTCAGACCTTGATAAAGCTCTTGACGATCTTGGAAAAGAAGGGATCACTAAATTGATTCTTGACTTAAGGAACAATCCCGGTGGACTTTTGAATCAGGCCGTAGAAGTGACGGATCGGTTCTTAAACAGGGAAAATCTTATTGTTTATACCAAGGGTCGTTCAGAAGAACAAAACATGAGGTT
- a CDS encoding peptidoglycan DD-metalloendopeptidase family protein, whose amino-acid sequence MRQIYKEGPIFPLKVAFSSESASDFLQKLKYMELIADNDANLLADYKNRLDSMKKEKESLLSVRAKLVRLEKDALAKRGEFEDARKVKKRFLKKVKKKKQYGILTRKELKKASNNLNNLISRLLSKLSSGEGLDIEDKKGRLSLPVKGKILNKFGRQKDRQYGSFIVHNGIDIKARSGTPVRSIFNGKILYTGELEGYGNLVIIGHGKDYHSLYGHLDSIKVKPNQIVKAGDVIGRSGDTGSLVGETLYLEMRKKGKPIEPVRWFKTARRK is encoded by the coding sequence TTGAGGCAGATTTATAAAGAAGGTCCCATTTTCCCTCTTAAAGTTGCTTTTTCATCGGAAAGTGCGAGCGATTTTTTACAAAAGCTGAAGTATATGGAGCTGATTGCTGATAATGATGCCAATTTGTTGGCCGATTATAAAAATCGACTCGATAGTATGAAAAAGGAGAAAGAATCTCTCCTTTCTGTCAGGGCGAAACTTGTGAGGCTTGAAAAAGATGCTCTGGCAAAGCGAGGAGAGTTTGAAGATGCTCGGAAAGTCAAAAAGCGTTTTTTAAAGAAGGTGAAAAAAAAGAAACAATATGGAATCTTAACTCGAAAAGAACTTAAAAAAGCCTCCAATAACTTAAATAATTTGATTTCAAGGTTATTATCGAAACTTTCTTCAGGCGAGGGACTGGATATTGAAGATAAAAAGGGCCGGCTGTCTCTGCCCGTAAAGGGTAAAATTCTTAATAAATTTGGCAGGCAAAAAGACCGACAGTATGGTTCTTTCATTGTGCATAATGGTATAGATATCAAAGCCCGTTCAGGTACGCCGGTTCGTTCAATATTCAATGGTAAAATTCTCTATACAGGAGAACTTGAAGGTTATGGAAACCTGGTTATCATTGGCCATGGCAAGGATTATCATTCACTTTATGGGCACTTGGATAGCATTAAGGTGAAACCAAATCAGATCGTTAAGGCTGGTGATGTAATTGGACGAAGTGGTGATACGGGTTCCCTGGTCGGTGAAACGCTCTATCTGGAGATGCGTAAAAAGGGGAAACCTATTGAACCCGTTCGATGGTTTAAGACTGCCCGTAGAAAATAG
- a CDS encoding NAD-dependent epimerase/dehydratase family protein, whose translation MRALVTGGGGFLGGGIAEALHENNHEVIVVGRHNYSHLPKDIKSFKGDIRDFEFLRKVFTGVDTVFHTAALPGIWGKAEDFYSINVVGTQNVIKACLLSGVQKLIYTSSPSVVYGESSLEGVDETAPYPEKYLCEYPRTKAIAEKLVIEANSVDLATISIRPHLIWGPGDPHLVPRILAKADSGRLVRVGPGKNKVDIIYIDNAVSAHLKACEALGVGKPTAGRVYFVSDGEPVKLWDWIDELLKNTGRPPVKHKISYDLASILGFIFETLYGFWGLKKEPPMTRFMASQLATSHYFNISRAKNDFGYEPVISPQEGMSRLIQSMSPEY comes from the coding sequence ATGCGAGCTCTGGTAACAGGAGGTGGTGGTTTTCTTGGTGGTGGGATTGCTGAAGCTCTGCATGAAAATAACCATGAAGTTATTGTAGTAGGCCGACATAACTATTCGCATCTTCCCAAAGATATTAAATCATTCAAAGGCGATATACGAGACTTTGAATTCCTCAGAAAAGTATTCACAGGGGTGGATACTGTTTTTCACACTGCTGCCTTACCTGGCATTTGGGGTAAGGCAGAAGATTTCTACAGTATCAATGTAGTTGGAACTCAGAATGTAATTAAAGCCTGTCTGTTATCTGGTGTACAAAAGCTGATATACACGAGCTCCCCTAGTGTTGTATATGGTGAGTCCAGTCTTGAAGGAGTTGATGAAACTGCTCCCTATCCAGAAAAATACCTGTGTGAGTATCCCCGAACAAAAGCGATTGCTGAAAAGCTTGTGATTGAAGCTAATAGTGTGGACTTGGCCACGATTTCCATAAGACCGCATCTTATTTGGGGGCCTGGAGATCCGCATTTGGTTCCAAGAATTTTAGCAAAAGCTGATAGTGGTCGTTTGGTCAGGGTGGGGCCGGGAAAAAACAAGGTTGATATTATCTATATTGATAATGCTGTCTCGGCACACCTTAAAGCGTGTGAAGCCCTGGGTGTGGGAAAACCTACAGCTGGCAGGGTTTATTTTGTCAGCGATGGAGAACCCGTTAAGTTGTGGGACTGGATTGATGAATTGTTGAAAAATACAGGGCGACCTCCTGTAAAGCATAAAATATCTTACGATTTGGCATCAATATTAGGCTTCATATTTGAGACATTATATGGTTTTTGGGGTTTAAAAAAAGAACCTCCAATGACACGATTTATGGCTTCGCAGTTGGCAACTTCACATTATTTTAATATTTCCCGGGCTAAAAATGATTTTGGGTATGAGCCAGTTATAAGTCCTCAAGAGGGTATGAGTCGGCTTATTCAGTCGATGTCCCCAGAATATTGA